The following proteins are co-located in the Enoplosus armatus isolate fEnoArm2 chromosome 8, fEnoArm2.hap1, whole genome shotgun sequence genome:
- the rprd1b gene encoding regulation of nuclear pre-mRNA domain-containing protein 1B, translating to MSSFSESALEKKLTELSSSQQSVQTLSLWIIHHRKHSALIVKVWHRELKKAKSSRKLTFLYLANDVIQNSKKKGPEFTKDFETVLVDACSHVAREADESCKKPMERLLNIWKERSLYRADFIQQLKLAIEDSNSPRPSEEKKAVKRSYQKIQEEEDDEDDDYRSHISPLNTDTSATQLTEELVKALQDLENAASGDAAVRQKIASLPQEVQDVSLLEKITDKEAADKLSKTVDEACLLLAEYNGRLAAELEDRRQLARMLTEYISSQREALMEREKKLEEYKQKLARVTQVRKELKSHIQSLPDLSLLPNVTGGLAPLPSAGDLFSTD from the exons ATGTCGTCCTTCTCTGAGTCGGCCCTGGAGAAGAAGCTGACGGAGCTGAGCAGCTCACAGCAGAGCGTCCAGACTCTGTCTCTGTGGATCATCCACCACCGCAAACACTCGGCCCTCATCGTCAAAGTGTGGCACAGAGAGCTGAAAAAAG CTaaaagcagcaggaagctgacGTTCCTGTATCTGGCCAACGATGTCATCCAGAACAGCAAGAAGAAAGGACCAGAGTTCACCAAAGACTTTGAGACTGTCCTCGTCGATGCCTGCTCCCATGTTGCCAG AGAAGCAGATGAGAGCTGTAAAAAGCCCATGGAGAGACTGCTGAACATCTGGAAGGAGAGGAGCCTCTACAGAGCCGACTTCATTCAGCAGCTCAAACTGGCCATAGAAGACTCGAACAGCCCAAGGCCTTCAG AAGAGAAGAAGGCTGTGAAACGAAGCTATCAGAAGAtccaggaagaggaagatgacgaAGACGACGACTACAGAAGCCACATCTCCCCTCTCAACACCGACACCTCCGCAACTCAACTG acagaGGAGCTGGTGAAGGCCCTGCAGGACTTAGAGAACGCTGCATCAGGCGACGCAGCAGTTCGTCAGAAGATCGCCTCGCTGCCACAGGAAGTCCAGGACGTTTCCCTGCTGGAGAAAATCACTG ACAAGGAGGCCGCAGACAAGCTGTCGAAAACGGTGGATGAAGCCTGTTTGCTGCTGGCGGAGTACAACGGCCGActggctgcagagctggaggaccGGAGGCAGCTGGCTCGCATGCTGACTGAATACATCAGCAGCCAAAGGGAGGCgctcatggagagagagaagaaactaGAG GAATACAAGCAGAAACTGGCAAGGGTGACCCAGGTTAGGAAAGAGCTGAAGTCCCACATCCAAAGTCTCCCTGACCTCTCCCTCCTGCCCAACGTGACCGGGGGTCTGGCCCCGCTCCCCTCGGCCGGAGACCTCTTCTCCACCGACTGA